The nucleotide sequence CACTGGGCTTAGGGATAGTCtcgttttaatttaattcaatttactGTAAGTTCTTAGGAGACAACTCCAAGTCCATCTGATTCTCAGTTGAACAGattgtttgtttcagtttgttGAAAACTTTTGTGAAACCTTGAGCAATGAATAAAAGGTATATGTATAATCATCTCTAGTTTCTGGGTTTGGGGTTTAGTTAATGGTGTATATTCCTAGCCTAGGGATCAGTCATAGCTTCATGAATCCACTCAGTGATCATGCATCAGACTGTCGTGGGATCGGACTGACTCTGGGTCTCATGTTGTGCTGATGTCCAGAAGAGTTCTCTCCTTACCCAGTGTGGACTGTGgaagctgcagtgtgtttacTGAGCACAGGGTGTTGAAGCAGAAAGGCTGGAAAGatagaggaaaagagaaaaagatggaGTCTTGAAAGAGTCAGGAAACCAAATTACATACACTTTTACTTCCTGTAAAATAAACTCAATTATGTAAGTGTCTGTGATTTAGGGACAATTTGAAAAATAGTTTGTTTTATGGAATATATTAATTGGCTTTTAAGTAAACTTATGTGGATTACATGAATATAACggattattgtttttatgttaaCTCAGAAAGATTTATTTAGTGCCTGAAGTTTAACAGATCAGGACAGTTCAGACAGATGTCTGTTTGAGACAGAGACGTTTCTCTGTATGTACTCATCACTCTGTATCCTGTGTGTTGTAGAGATGTGGTATTGGGTGTTCCTGTGGTGTCTCTTCTCCTCGCTGTTTGTTCACAGCGCCGTGGGGCTGctcatgtgtgtgatgctgcagAGGCACAAGCGCGGCCGCCTCATCACGCTGGTGCTGATCAGTGCCGGCTTTCTGGCCTCCATCATCGGAGGCGTCCTCACCAGTGAGTACCTGCACTCCTCCCTTCATCCACTTCTCTGATTTAGTTTGCGCTGCTGCTCCAATAAATCTGACAtccacttttttctttttcttttccatgtaTTTTTCTCTCCTGACCTCTCAAATCTCTTCTCATCTATCTTTCTGATCTGAGaggaaagagtgagtgagtgggaacttcttgtccttctctctctctctctctctctctctctctctctgtccatatcaccttttctttgtttctcttttaaACAAACTACATTATCCATCAGCCTCAACCGAGTGCCTGATTCACACTGCACATGTTTATTATTTGCTCACATTTAATCAATCAGCACTTGTTATCTGTTTTCTGTTCATCTCCCACTCTTGTTGTTACCTCACTTCACTACAGCTTGTGTTATTTTCCCTTCAAATAAATCCATTCCTGTCCTAGACCAGTTTATCCGCAAAGTGCCGgtgtggtgcaggttttcattctgatcaagcaggagccacatcTGATTTCACCTGGTTAAACAacagatcttggctttcagtagactcaggtgtagcttctgctcaCTTGGAATGAAAACATGCCCCCACACTGGTTCTTTGCTGATAAGGTTTGACCAGTATGGTCTACTGTCAGTTCCTAAGCAGATGTAGCTTACTAGCTAGCTCTGTCAGTCAGCATTCATTGCGTTCTTCTCTGATGGTGAGGTGTCACTCTCAGGTGCAGTGGTGGCCTGGGTGTACCGTGTCGCAGGAAAGGACATGGCTCCTCTGGAGGCTCTGGTGTTTGGGGTGGGTCAGACCACTCTCACAATCCTGATCTCCCTCTCCCGCATCCTGGCCACTTTGTGACTGGACCTGGTGAAAGAGGTGGCTGAAGACGTGAGGGATGGAACTAAGGTTCCTGGAGGTGGCCTGGTTGCTGGAGGTACGAGGTTTTGCTTTCTTGTGGTCGGCAGTTCAGGCCACAGAAAATGCTGAGAAAGGTGTTTTAGGTTCCACTGCAATCACCAGATGGACCTCCGCCCAAGTCCCGCTGGATCATAAACTGCACTTTGGTGGTCGCTGCACCACCGACTGACAGAAAACAGATAACAGGAAGCCACACTGACTGTCTTCAGAAGTTTGTCCTTCtatgtttatttcttcattaCACTTCTGGGAAGTGTTTTCTGTCAGTCCTGTATTGTTCAGCGTGTTCAGCACTCAGCTGTAACTCCAGAGGTCCAGCAAGAGGTTTCagcacacaccacctccacactCCCCACATTACAGACTGAATATCTTTAAccctttctgtttgtctgatgTTTCCGTGTTGCAGCAGTATATCAGTATGGATGCTCTCACTACACAGTATAACTCACCTTCTCTAGGTTAACATGCCTGACATCTGTGCAGGAGTTCCATCCAAGATAATCCAGATTACTGAATAGTTTCTGAATATTTATCAAACATATTTAATTCTTTACCATGGACTGCAGTGATTTGAGATGTTTCAAGTGAAGGATGACTCTACAGTTAAGGTTTGACTCAGAGTTTAGATGCTTCTTCATCATTTCTTTCAGCTCCTGCAGTGTTATTACTGAACCTCCAGCATCACGTCCACCCTGTTTACAGCCTGTTAACAGCTCAGATAATGTCatcatgattttttatttaccaCAGAGGTTCCAGATAGGAGAGTGCTGTTGTTGGGTTTGTGTGaaatctgtgtgtttctcagagtaggttttaataatttttcaatATCAATCCCATGAGGCTCTGTTGCATGTAGACTTACTTTGCCTTTGTACCTCAGGCCTTAAGCACACTGGGTTTATAGGGAAGAGTGTGAATGTGCTGCACTGCTGCTTCACTGCTTCCTGTAGGTTCCTGTGCACCTTCTGTCCACACACATGGATGGAACTTCATCCTTCACCCTCCTGAAGATCAGAACATTCATGGTTATTCACTTTGCTATAGAGGTCACTGGTCCTGGAAATGCCAGAGGTAACGTGTCTGCTCCTTCCTGTCGAGCGTTATACAGCTTAAATGACCTTGAGCTTAAGTTCAGCACCGATGAACTTGTGGTCCCCTGATGCTCGAGCCACCGCAGGAACATTGGAATAAAATCAGAGTCGGCAGAACCTGAACGTGAAATGCTTAGCAGAAGAAATGGATGACACTAATGCTGAAACAGTTCAAGTAGAAAGCTGCAGTCTACAAGACTAGTTTAATAAAAAGGGGCAGATTAGGGCATTAATCAGAGTCTAGAGCAGCAGTTTTCCTCACATGCCTCTGGAAATTACCGTCAAAACCTCATTACACCTTAACCTTTTTTTCCCTGGCATTCAGGTTGAGCATCTGCTGACTCTCATGTTTTATTGCATAAAGTTGTAGCATATTAGTCAGGATTAGGAAGTGTTgttaagttttttttatctaaaagtTGATTCCAGTCTTGAGCTCTGGACCTGTTAGTTGATAGTTTGGGTAGAAGGACAGATagaatgtgtgtctgtctgagtgaACCCACTTGATTTTATCAGCTAGTGTCTAATAGGGCACAAGAGCACATTCATTCAAACCTGTTTTCTTACAGCATTTCTGCAGTTTCAAGCCTTGTGTCTGGTGCCATGTTGTTTACAGCACTACTTTGCTGCTAATTCTGTAGGGATTTGCAGCAGTTCCTGGTGGTTTTAATGTCTCTAGATTAACAggattagatgaacactttatTTATCAGCTGTTTTTAAGAAAGCAAATGAAAGAGGTGCAGTTTCTATTAATGGATCTGTTCAGTATTTCCACCAGTTCCTGTTTTACTCAgaattattgaattattaaaCATTGATTTGTGTCACAGATTTACAGCTAGAGATGATCATCTCCGACTTTCATGAAGCAAAAGTCTTCCCTGAAGCTTTAGCTGTTTGTACTGTTTCTCCTGCAGGTCTGCAAACTGATTTTCTTTGACATGTTGCTTTTAAAATTGTTCTTTAGCAGACCTTTCCCGTTATTTCTGATTGTGAAAGACCAGACAGATTCAGCAGCAGTATGAAAGCCATTCTTTTATTATATCTATAGTAATGGGTTATTGTTCAGCATCAGTAACAGATCTATCCACTAGATGGCGCAGATGTAAATAGCGAAGAAGCCAGTGATTATAAATatagagcaggagagagagagagagagagagagagagagagagactaattCTACAAATTCTTCTAACTGATATAAAAGTATCCAGTATTCCTCCTTCTCTAAAGCGACACTgcgcatcactacatcattaaaggtttgtgtttgtgttcatccCCAGATAGCAAATTTGAAAACTATCTTTAAATACAGGAAGACTCTACAGCAGACTCTTCTGTTAGAAATGTAAATACACAATCCTGCATAATGTtagttattatatatacatgtatatatatatatatatatacagtatatataaatatgttttgtaTCTAAATCTACACCCAGatcaccacaggcctgctggaTTTACAGCTTTCAGTTAGAGACATCAACTCCATAGCATCCATATTTCAGGAGGAAGTAAGTGTGTTTACAGAAACTGTTTGAAGTAAGAAAGCTTCCTTAACAAACCTGAACCTCAGACCTCCAGCTCAAAAGAAAGCAAGCATAAGAGGTTATTAGGAGGTTATTTCCTTAAGtggattgttgttgttttttgctgAATCTCTCCTGTACTGAAGTACCAAGAAGGCTGTTCAGTCACTATTCTGATCTTGTGAAATGTTGTACCACTTTGACCTACACAAGTGTCTTATATGTCTTTGAGCTCTGTGACTACACACAGAAAATGAAACTGGAACGGATTCAGGAGGATCCTCCTCAGCCAGTTCTGTACAGAACAAGGGCGTGGCTTATGTAGATAGTGTATGATAaggttcttttttaaaaattttgtaTCAGCAGACAGCTGGGGTTTATAACATGGctat is from Hemibagrus wyckioides isolate EC202008001 linkage group LG24, SWU_Hwy_1.0, whole genome shotgun sequence and encodes:
- the tmem170b gene encoding transmembrane protein 170B — its product is MSGPSLSAKATFSRVTKRGASPGVGGGGTMSKDYSINLSVQRVLSLWVQGTVPTLQHFTEMWYWVFLWCLFSSLFVHSAVGLLMCVMLQRHKRGRLITLVLISAGFLASIIGGVLTSAVVAWVYRVAGKDMAPLEALVFGVGQTTLTILISLSRILATL